In Saccharolobus solfataricus, a genomic segment contains:
- a CDS encoding YkgJ family cysteine cluster protein, with protein sequence MEINVDQINLMTKKGLRGDLKNFESVLDFLEKYGNATIVKYGMYSLVFQIAMNKFIDISKECEECGGKCCQIGYPVPVYGFDYEELRNKLSMEDLKKLEKVDSNLFLLRRPCKFQKGWYCSIHKFKPYACLSYPFATEDEQRDAINSYDGKGIPDFKVPEYCKAGMRVKHIMNQIITDLTNKLGRPPTPRELYNELKSRYYKNEETTSK encoded by the coding sequence ATGGAAATTAACGTTGATCAGATTAATCTAATGACGAAGAAGGGTTTAAGAGGTGATTTGAAAAACTTTGAGAGTGTATTAGACTTTCTGGAGAAATACGGAAATGCAACCATAGTAAAATATGGTATGTATTCTTTAGTATTTCAAATTGCAATGAATAAGTTCATAGATATTTCGAAAGAATGTGAGGAGTGTGGAGGGAAGTGTTGTCAAATTGGTTATCCCGTACCCGTCTATGGATTTGATTATGAGGAGTTAAGAAATAAACTAAGTATGGAGGATTTGAAAAAATTGGAAAAAGTAGATAGTAACTTATTTTTGTTAAGAAGACCTTGTAAATTTCAAAAAGGATGGTATTGTAGTATTCATAAATTTAAACCATATGCGTGTCTCTCATATCCATTTGCGACGGAAGATGAGCAGAGGGACGCAATTAATTCATACGATGGAAAGGGTATTCCAGATTTTAAAGTACCTGAATATTGTAAAGCAGGGATGCGAGTAAAGCATATTATGAACCAAATTATTACTGATTTAACTAACAAATTGGGCAGACCACCTACTCCGAGAGAGCTATATAATGAGTTAAAATCAAGATATTATAAAAATGAGGAAACCACCAGTAAATGA
- a CDS encoding ABC transporter substrate-binding protein — MKALSTLAMAVIIIVVIAVVAAAAYLITSSSHHPSISTTTTPIIATNTTAPITLTVVTFSGQSANFIQYAGNLFHQLHPNVQVEVIQYPFSEYIQKELTALEAHSSQYDIIGFTSTSALDVASYLLPINESVFNFSDIIYPQEDFGGLYYNVSTNKTEVIGIAYETAVYLMAYNATIFNNQTLAQEFEQEYHMNFSPITYKNWSVVLDVDQFLTSHHITKYGFLIDDHVAHGIIDAFPAVFGWYYFRNNSLNMGNPAGLPNYNIMFEGRILPGFNYPLPSFNSSSGVQALITYRELVSYEPSPSQIQISYDNLPAFFSQGAGAFLFTSQLSYINNSKDVLLAPLPGGYAETGTDFLGISKYSSHPQLALEFLQFLVSPKVQEIAFLKYGKFPISKQAFLSLISNSSLPSYKREWLQETYYAALNATANPPNIPQTYPALIPSFNNEAFQFLTSPQYNETYAMNVLQQAANAWIKALSS, encoded by the coding sequence ATGAAAGCCCTTTCAACTCTTGCAATGGCTGTAATAATAATAGTTGTAATAGCTGTAGTGGCTGCTGCAGCATATCTGATTACCTCAAGTAGTCATCATCCCTCTATTTCAACGACAACTACACCGATTATAGCTACCAACACAACCGCACCAATTACATTAACAGTAGTCACATTTAGTGGGCAGTCTGCAAACTTTATCCAATACGCTGGTAACTTATTCCATCAACTACACCCAAATGTTCAAGTTGAAGTTATCCAATATCCATTTAGCGAGTACATTCAGAAAGAACTTACGGCACTTGAAGCTCATTCCTCCCAATATGATATTATAGGCTTCACTTCAACTTCTGCTCTAGATGTCGCATCATATTTGTTGCCTATAAACGAGTCAGTTTTCAATTTCTCCGACATAATATACCCTCAAGAAGATTTTGGAGGATTGTATTATAACGTATCCACTAATAAAACTGAAGTGATAGGTATCGCATATGAAACTGCAGTTTACTTAATGGCATATAATGCTACAATATTTAATAATCAAACCTTGGCACAAGAATTTGAACAAGAGTATCATATGAATTTTTCACCAATTACATATAAGAACTGGAGTGTAGTTTTAGATGTTGATCAATTCCTAACTTCACACCATATCACAAAATACGGTTTCCTAATAGACGATCATGTCGCACACGGAATTATTGACGCATTTCCTGCAGTATTTGGCTGGTATTATTTTAGAAATAATTCATTAAATATGGGTAATCCAGCAGGTTTACCTAACTATAACATAATGTTTGAGGGTAGAATATTACCAGGTTTTAATTATCCTCTACCATCGTTTAATTCTTCCTCTGGCGTGCAAGCTCTAATTACCTATAGGGAATTAGTAAGTTATGAGCCCAGTCCTTCACAGATTCAAATATCGTATGATAACCTACCAGCATTCTTCTCTCAAGGAGCTGGCGCATTTCTATTCACATCTCAATTAAGTTATATAAATAACTCTAAAGATGTACTACTCGCACCATTACCTGGGGGATATGCGGAAACCGGAACTGACTTTTTAGGAATTAGTAAGTACTCATCACATCCTCAATTAGCTCTAGAATTCTTGCAATTTTTAGTATCCCCTAAGGTGCAAGAGATTGCATTCCTAAAATATGGTAAATTCCCGATCTCTAAACAAGCGTTTCTTTCACTAATAAGCAACTCGTCACTTCCTTCTTATAAAAGGGAATGGCTGCAAGAGACTTATTACGCAGCGTTAAATGCCACAGCAAATCCACCAAATATTCCACAAACATATCCTGCATTAATTCCAAGCTTTAATAATGAGGCATTTCAGTTCTTAACTTCACCTCAATATAATGAGACATATGCTATGAACGTATTACAACAAGCTGCAAATGCATGGATTAAGGCACTTTCTTCATAG
- a CDS encoding ABC transporter ATP-binding protein — MITLKEVTKFFGSFKVIDSISLNVEKGEFFVILGKSGSGKTTLLRLIAGLEKVSSGKILISNEDVTDLPPSKRDIGMVFQSYALYPNKKVFENLMIALENSEINKKDKEERIIEISKQLEIYHLMDKYPAQLSGGQQQRVAIAKALVKRPKVLLMDEPLSNLDVQLRYSARKLIKKVQKEFNITTIYVTHDSNEALAIADRIGVIDKGRLLQVGIPEDIYNNPLSKEVASLVGNPPMSFVKIDGKIIGVRPDNIIIKDNGTYEGIVSNCEFWGSYYLIYIDFIDNEVKAISKERIKEGSKVKFDFISYKVFSND, encoded by the coding sequence GTGATTACGCTAAAGGAAGTTACGAAGTTTTTTGGGAGTTTTAAGGTTATAGACAGCATTAGCCTTAATGTGGAGAAAGGAGAATTTTTCGTAATTTTAGGTAAATCCGGTTCTGGCAAAACTACCTTGTTAAGACTAATTGCGGGTTTAGAAAAAGTTAGTAGTGGGAAAATACTTATTAGTAACGAAGACGTCACTGATTTACCACCCTCCAAGAGAGATATTGGGATGGTTTTTCAGAGTTATGCGTTATATCCAAATAAAAAAGTCTTTGAGAACTTGATGATTGCATTGGAAAATTCGGAAATTAACAAGAAGGATAAGGAGGAGAGAATTATAGAAATCTCGAAGCAACTCGAAATATATCATTTAATGGATAAATATCCAGCTCAACTCTCTGGAGGACAACAACAGAGAGTCGCTATAGCTAAAGCACTAGTGAAGAGACCAAAAGTATTATTGATGGACGAACCCTTATCTAACCTCGACGTACAGCTAAGGTATTCAGCGAGGAAATTAATCAAGAAAGTTCAAAAGGAGTTTAATATCACAACAATATATGTTACGCATGATTCAAATGAAGCCTTAGCAATTGCAGATAGAATTGGTGTAATTGATAAAGGTAGACTATTGCAAGTGGGAATACCTGAAGATATCTATAATAATCCATTAAGTAAAGAGGTAGCGTCTTTAGTTGGTAATCCTCCAATGAGTTTCGTTAAAATTGATGGGAAGATAATTGGCGTTAGACCAGATAACATCATTATAAAGGATAATGGAACGTATGAGGGAATTGTGAGTAATTGTGAATTTTGGGGTTCATACTATTTAATTTACATAGATTTCATCGATAATGAAGTTAAAGCTATAAGTAAGGAAAGGATTAAGGAGGGTTCTAAGGTTAAATTCGACTTCATTAGTTATAAGGTGTTTAGTAATGATTAA
- a CDS encoding ABC transporter permease subunit, whose protein sequence is MIKYSVPYLVYIAVFGIIPLILTFVIVGINFSGAIKSSFSVAPPPEIIYNTFFFSLFTAVVSTLLGYILAITVDIYPKKLLILLILLPFTIPFTASALIWVISFYGGYGWFTYFLGINYDPLYFSKSALFAVSLVSAWSSVPLAFLLILASLKSIPKEIKESSQIDGLTLSQYYFKVAFPYSLKGILLAFLITFVLSMGNFDLPYVMTQGGPGFSTTTLPLIVYFMMFQYDNFSGGALFASILALIASIPAIGVALLVKSKGFRFSLPAIKIPDKIFKIIALLISLIIIIFLDFPVYWMVLVATRPNTLDFLKPPVLIPKEFTLSYLVSSLESSVPYIISSIIVSLIVGVLTILLSSLGAYEGARKFWFWLLLLSIYLYALPSTSYIIPVYLMTSDLHLINTWIGLALPSAIFTASFAFWTMFNFYIDFPKVYEEAAEIDGMKNKILKLILPLSRPFLIATFVISFTFAWHLLFYPLVLSETPYQMNFPPTGSETATIFALNAISQGSVNWALLASSALVASLPVVIVSYVAQDYMLRGLYSGGVKGA, encoded by the coding sequence ATGATTAAGTATTCTGTCCCTTATTTGGTATATATTGCAGTTTTTGGTATAATACCATTAATTCTAACCTTTGTTATCGTAGGCATTAATTTCTCAGGTGCAATAAAGTCTTCCTTTAGTGTTGCTCCTCCACCGGAAATAATATATAATACGTTTTTCTTCTCGTTATTCACAGCGGTGGTATCAACATTATTAGGATATATTCTAGCCATCACAGTTGATATATACCCTAAAAAATTACTAATTCTTTTAATATTACTACCATTTACAATACCATTTACGGCATCAGCATTGATATGGGTTATAAGTTTTTACGGAGGTTATGGATGGTTCACATACTTTTTGGGTATAAATTATGATCCATTATACTTTTCCAAAAGTGCATTATTTGCGGTAAGTCTAGTAAGTGCGTGGAGTTCTGTCCCCTTAGCCTTCCTTTTAATTTTGGCATCATTAAAGAGTATTCCAAAGGAGATCAAAGAGTCTTCTCAGATAGACGGTTTAACATTATCTCAGTATTATTTTAAAGTAGCATTTCCGTACTCATTAAAGGGGATCCTATTAGCCTTTTTGATAACCTTTGTCCTATCCATGGGTAACTTTGATTTACCTTATGTTATGACTCAAGGAGGTCCTGGGTTCTCTACAACAACATTACCTCTAATTGTATATTTTATGATGTTTCAGTACGATAACTTTTCCGGTGGAGCACTTTTCGCGTCTATTTTAGCGTTAATAGCTTCGATACCGGCAATCGGTGTAGCGTTATTAGTGAAAAGCAAGGGCTTCAGATTTTCTCTTCCAGCAATAAAAATTCCGGATAAAATATTTAAAATAATAGCGTTACTGATTTCTTTAATTATTATAATATTCTTAGACTTTCCTGTATATTGGATGGTATTAGTAGCTACCAGACCAAATACCTTAGATTTCTTAAAACCTCCAGTTTTAATTCCCAAGGAGTTTACTCTTTCATACCTAGTTTCGTCCTTAGAATCATCTGTTCCATACATTATATCTTCCATTATTGTATCATTAATCGTAGGTGTCCTTACAATACTTCTATCTAGTCTAGGAGCTTATGAGGGAGCAAGAAAGTTCTGGTTCTGGTTATTATTGTTATCAATTTACCTCTATGCCTTACCATCGACCTCTTACATTATTCCAGTATATTTAATGACGTCTGATTTACATTTAATAAACACTTGGATAGGACTGGCATTACCTTCGGCAATATTCACCGCCTCATTTGCCTTTTGGACGATGTTTAACTTTTACATAGATTTTCCAAAAGTGTACGAGGAAGCCGCTGAAATTGACGGCATGAAGAACAAAATACTAAAATTAATATTGCCGCTCTCAAGACCATTTCTAATTGCGACGTTTGTAATATCATTTACATTTGCATGGCACCTTCTATTCTATCCTTTAGTTCTGAGTGAGACTCCCTATCAAATGAACTTTCCACCAACTGGGAGTGAGACTGCAACAATTTTCGCTCTAAATGCCATAAGTCAAGGGTCAGTTAATTGGGCCTTATTAGCCTCATCAGCTCTAGTAGCATCATTACCTGTCGTAATAGTATCATATGTGGCGCAAGATTACATGTTAAGGGGCTTATACTCTGGTGGTGTTAAGGGAGCATGA
- a CDS encoding MFS transporter, with product MNTNSILIVLTLGSLMAAVDTTIVLLALPTITSSLHTDLLSSIWVLLAYMIVISVLSTQAGRIGDLFGKGKIYNLGFVIFTAASALCGISSNIDMLIVFRIIQAIGGSMLVANSSSIVADVFPPNRRGKAYGITSLGWNIGALVGIVLGGVLTTFFGWQYIFYINVPIGIVAVLLGVMNIKDINKVNTKLDMLGAILLGISLALISLSLMFIAASGISTDNIIELALGVALIPFFLLNETRSKYPILNLKIFKIRLLTYSILANFLQGIGGLSLSFLLIMYLQGVRGLSPLDSSLLLTPGYVIASILAPFMGRVADRGKPGIVAGIGLMFIFITMILYFFLLTPTTDYYLIVGISAITGIGSAMFWPSNSTAIMFHAPKEYYGSVSGLSRTLGNIGTILSYVLSIVVATLSIPRSVAFEIFIGTTTLNGDVSVTFVNGLHFAFLISSIIIVVAMIFSFMSGKTQESAIK from the coding sequence ATGAATACTAACTCTATCCTGATTGTATTAACTCTAGGATCTCTAATGGCTGCAGTGGATACTACAATAGTATTATTAGCACTTCCTACTATTACATCGAGCTTACATACCGACTTATTGTCGTCAATATGGGTGCTTTTAGCTTACATGATAGTTATTTCAGTTTTATCAACACAAGCTGGCAGAATAGGGGATTTATTTGGAAAAGGAAAGATCTATAATTTAGGATTTGTAATATTTACAGCAGCGTCAGCCTTATGTGGTATTTCAAGTAATATAGATATGCTGATTGTATTTAGAATTATACAAGCTATTGGTGGGTCAATGTTGGTGGCTAACAGTTCATCCATAGTGGCTGATGTTTTTCCACCTAATAGAAGAGGTAAGGCTTATGGAATAACTAGTTTAGGTTGGAACATAGGGGCGTTAGTGGGTATTGTTTTAGGTGGAGTTTTGACTACTTTCTTTGGCTGGCAATACATATTTTACATTAATGTACCGATTGGAATAGTCGCAGTCCTTTTAGGAGTAATGAACATTAAGGATATCAATAAGGTTAATACGAAACTGGATATGCTTGGAGCAATCCTTTTGGGCATTTCATTAGCATTAATATCGTTATCATTAATGTTTATTGCGGCATCTGGAATTTCTACTGATAATATTATAGAGTTAGCTTTAGGTGTAGCGTTAATACCATTTTTCCTATTAAATGAAACTAGGAGTAAATATCCTATATTAAATTTGAAAATATTTAAAATAAGGCTTTTAACGTATTCAATCTTAGCTAATTTCCTCCAAGGGATTGGAGGGCTTTCCTTGAGTTTCTTACTTATAATGTATCTTCAAGGCGTTAGAGGACTTAGCCCTTTAGATAGTTCCTTATTATTGACACCAGGTTATGTTATTGCTAGCATTTTAGCTCCATTTATGGGAAGAGTAGCGGATAGGGGAAAGCCGGGTATTGTAGCTGGTATAGGTTTGATGTTCATTTTCATTACCATGATTCTGTACTTCTTCTTACTAACACCGACTACTGACTATTATTTAATTGTAGGAATTAGTGCAATTACTGGTATAGGCTCTGCGATGTTTTGGCCGTCCAACTCAACTGCTATAATGTTTCATGCACCTAAAGAATATTACGGTTCGGTCTCGGGTTTATCCAGAACGTTAGGGAATATAGGTACTATTCTAAGTTACGTTTTAAGTATAGTAGTTGCAACTTTAAGTATACCCAGAAGTGTTGCCTTTGAGATATTCATAGGAACTACCACGTTGAATGGGGACGTCAGTGTAACGTTTGTTAATGGATTACATTTTGCTTTTCTCATATCTTCGATTATAATAGTAGTAGCTATGATATTCTCTTTTATGAGTGGGAAAACTCAAGAAAGTGCCATCAAATAG